tcaaaaataattaattttttttaataattagtttttattttattttttaaatggaggtactggggattgaacccagaaccttgtgcatgctaagcatgtgctctaccactgagctattaccctcccctcaATTGCCTTTTGTTAGAGTAAGATAGAGttcagtcatcccttggtatccactGGGGATTGGTTCCAGCTTCCCCGCCTGCCCccaacagataccaaaatctgtgatGCTCAAGTCTCTGTATATAAAATGCCACAGTATGTGTATACAACCTATGCAGATCCTTGAAATCCTCTCTAGATTCCTTAAAATACCTAATACAGTATCAGTGCTATGTAAATAGTCACTGGCACTCTGTGAATTCAAGTTTTGTGTTCTGGAATTTTCTGGAacttttccccccaatattttcAATCCATGCTTGGTTGAATCTACAGATGTTGAAcctgcagatatggagggccaactgtgcAACATGCAAtatgaatgaaaacattttatttatctcttcacAGTATGGTGTCTACCTCACAGGTACTCAGTACATGTTAAATGAGTTTTGCTAATTGTTTAACAGGATATGAGGAACTTGCGACTTGCTTATAAACAGGAAGAACAGAGTAAACTAGGGATATTTGAAAACCTCAGCAAACATGCATTTCCTCTTTCCAACGGGCAGGTAAGCACACCAAACTAAACCTCTTTTCCTGCAGGTCTAAATGCCTTGATGGGGTCTGCGGATTTCATGTTTAATTATTCCTTCTTCCTgaggtttcctttttcttttctctctgttggtAACTAgtattagaatatttaaaatctgtCAGTTCTGTGTAATGATAAAGAAAACTGTCGAGTTGTTGCTTCAAAATTTACAGATTAAAGTAGGAATCTTAATACATTCAGCTCATGAGAAAAAGCTTTAATATTGGGCATATGACGTAGCAAAGAAATACTAACATGTGTTttatggggcttttttttttttgtatccagACACTCTTTGCATTCagctataaagaaaaatttccagTTAATGGATGGAAAGTTTATGATCCAGTATCTGAATATAAGAGACAGGTAAAGTATGTTGCCCATCAACTGGAAAATAttaggttgagcatctttttcttttctaaaagggTAGAGATGAGGTGGAGAAGAAAACCCTTTTGAAAGAAGTTGTCTGTAGGCATGAGTTACCCAGCTGGTAGGTTCCCCTTCTCCAGGATGCCCCATTCTCCCTGTGCCAAACCCTTGGCTCTGCCACTGTTCGTCCTTTCTCTAGAGGGCATGTGGAGTACAAGGGTGGGGGTTTATAAAGCTGATCAGCCAGATGGTTTTTATTAGATATTCTGGTAGCAAATTGATGACTAAGTATCAAAAGCAATGGCTTATATTAGATTTGAAGTATATGGCATGACTGCATCAGTCTGACAGGTGCTCCTATACCTGGAAGCTGTTCAGTTCATTGTTAGTTTGAAGATATTCCAATAAGATATTATTTTCATGACATTAATCTTTGTCTCCACCctatatttgttatggtggtTTTATATTACTTTAGACATTTGTAAGAAGTTTCTGCTTCTCTAAAGAACTTCCGTCGGTATCAAAAACACTATGCTCTTTATAGAAAGAAATGTATAGGATTGGGATTCTAGTATATAATCCTCATGTTTTAGTGTGTTTGAAAATTATGCttcattagatttttttaaatgggttggGTAGGAAATGGGTtctattaaataaatgtatatataaacttttaagtaGCAGTGAACAACAAATTATAAATAGATTTtagtagaaagtaagaaatggaTGTGGTTCATGCTTAGTACTTTTTGAAAGTGTAAAAGTgtgcttccccctccctctctcctctctcaacCCCTGCAGGGCTTGCCAAATGAGAGCTGGAAAATATCCAAAGTCAATAGTAATTATGAGCTCTGTGACACGTACCCTGCCGTCATTGTCGTGCCAACTAGTGTAAAAGATGATGACCTTTCCAAAGTGGCAGCCTTCCGAGCCAAAGGTAGAGTCCCAGTAAGTAAGAAACACTGTCatttacatataaacatatactgTGTTAGATCTAATATGGaagaaaacaagacagaaaaaagtGTAGTGAACAAAATGGAAAGTACAAATGTAAGTCTAAACCTGAACGTGTCTTTGATTCTCAAGAACCATCTAATTATATAAACATTCTGTTTGCTACGACCCCACCTTGTATGACTTCGCATTACTAAGTATAAGGGAGGGTAACTTCACCTACTCTCTCAAAATGTAGTAGAGAATGAGGAAGGAGTTAGCCTGCTGTTACATTAGCAGTTCCTATCACTGGTTTCACCGAGTCATCCTCGAGAAGGTACATTCTGTCTAGATGCTGAGTGGGATGCTGTAGCTGCGTGGGAGGGGGACCATAACAGAAATAAACAGAGCAGCCAGCAAGGGGTGCATTTTTCTAAACAGTTTTGTTGAAATACAAGGAAACTGCACGTCTAATGGACACAATTTGCTGAGTTTGGACATATGTACGCAGCCCTGATATTATCACCACAGTCACAGAGGGAGTGAGCGTTTTTGATCCTTGAGTTTGCAGCCTGGTATAAGCCTGAGTCTCCTGGTCGCTGGAGGGAAATGAGAGGTTCGGGGACACAGCTTTAAACTTTATAAGAGACTGTGTATCTGCTTGTGCTCGTCTTGCCCCATGCATCGTTGCTGAGATTCAGAGGTCTTTTTAGATTAGGAGATAAACTAAGCCTAGCCAGTCAAACAGAAATGGGGCTTGATGTTAGTGATGGTTTGACTTAGTTTCTGGGTTTCTTAGAATTACAGAATTTCAAAGGTAGAGGGGATTTGTAGAGCTCATATAGTCAGACTTCCTTCTCCCTGACCCAGACACTGAGTCCCCTGGCCGCTGCCCTGCTGTCTCTGGGCGGGCCTTTCCCCTCTGAGGAGGGTCTGCACAAGCAAATGTGTTTGAGAAGAGAACTTGTTTTTACTACCCAATCCTTAGAGCACATACTGTTTTAGGAACTGTACTAAGTGTTTATTGCTTCCAAACACTAGGTGTTGTCATGGATTCATCCAGAGAGTCAGGCGACGATTACCCGCTGCAGCCAGCCACTTGTGGGTCCCAATGATAAACGCTGCAAGGAGGATGAGAAGTACTTGCAAACTATAATGGATGCAAATGCGCAAGCTCACAAACTTATCATCTTTGATGCCCGGCAAAACAGTGTCGCCGACACCAACAAGGTACCTTATCGATACCGCTGCAGAATCTTTTCTTCCGTACTCTTTATGACTCAGCCGTGCTGCTCAGAGAGCCCGTGGAATCCTTCCCCCCCGGGAGTGGCCCACAGCCATCCTGCCTGGGTCTGTAGCCCTCAGGCTGTGTGCAGTGTCTCGTGCGGGTTGGAATCTTGTCTCTCATTGCCCCTGCACAGTCCTGTCTGCGGAACTAAGCGAAGACCCAGAAAGAGAATTAGTACCTAAAGAATCAAGTAAGTATTTTAATGAAAGGGTCTTGAGGCCCTTGGAAGTCCCTTGAACTTGTGAAATATGGTGATCACTTGATTAATTCACATCCAGTCTGAAGCTCTGTTAGAATGGAGTCAACTTTGTGAAACAAGGCAGATAGACAAAGTTTCTGTAAGTCACATGGAGCAGCGACATCCACACACAGCTCCTGTCTGAGTCCCACCAGCTGAAGGGGACAAGATCCTTCGTACCTAGCGACAGCTGTGAGGTCAAGCCTCCAGTACCTGCTTTCCAACAGGAACGGCTCTGAACTGAGTCGCTTCTATTTTCCACTGTTGCTGGTGTTAGGTTCCTGTctcgtcccagaaagaattcagagacaagacacagaggttaGGAAGGTAAAGTGGGGacttattaagggatggatagtccactctcaaggggagagcaggcaggctcaggtgagcagctgcctggagtttctttggcaagttggttacacagggtgtaaaaataagtgggcagaatattcattggggagggaggggtttggggtcatattccggGATTTCCATCCCAGATCTACCTTTCTAGGGGGAAGAGGGATTtgtgtccttatttagtctggatggaAGTGTCATGGCCTTGGTGCATGATGGGTCCTTCTAGTCTGCaaagctaattttattgtaatgagggcataatgaacaagaggttacattcggacacccgagattcctgccttttcccacctttctttgtcggtCTCCAGGCcattcatcaccccaaaagttgTGACCACTTAATCAGCCGAgagtttcctgcttttctctgcccaaggacccctggtgcttacatgctGTATGGCTTACCACATTTGGCCCATGCCCCTCCTTTTTGctcagttcctgccatttggcctgtgtccccctttctctgctcatttctagctacctgcctgctgtAACACCATGAAATGGCTTTCCGACAGCATAGTCCTGCAGGCAGGCACCTGGCAGGCAGAGGACTTGGCCCTCTTCACAAGTAATTTTAGGTATCGGGACGGTGGCGACAGCCCTTACCATCTCATGCCTACTGGTACCCCTGGGTAATGAGCATGAAATGAGCACCTACTAGGGACAAGGTGCCAGGGGAAACACCAAGTCAGACAGTGCTGTCTATGGGAGCTGTCAGCTCTGTGTTCTGGGGGAGCTTGTGACGCTGGGCAAGGCTCCGCAGAGGAGGTGGCCTTTGAGCTGGCTTTGGATGATGagcaggaggaggtgggtgggcaTTCTAGACAGCACTGTGCCAGAGCACATCATTCACATGAATGGCAAGGAGGCCGTCTCAGggctcccctgctctgccccctcAGCACTGCTTGAGGGGGGTTGTTTCTCTCAGCAGCTTGTGCCTCTTCTTTCCTCAGTGATTATTCCATTGTTGACCAACCTCCTACCTCCCCATCTCACTATGAGAGGAGCTGTTCCCTTCTACTTCAGAGAGCAGACATGCTAGCAGGCACGCCCTTCTCCCCGTGTGTGCGCGACTGATGGCTTGTCTGCTCTCTGAAGGAGGGGACACTCCTACTGAACAAGCAGTCGCACAGACTGCCCAGCACTTCTCCAGCTTGCGGCTTGGAGGAACGTAAAGCGGGCTGTGGGAGAGCGTGGGGGCCACGTGGTTATCTGTACATGACCATGGGCAGTTACCACGTCTCTCTAGAGCACGATGGCCTCCTCTGTAAACGGGGAGGGACGGACACCTCCTCtctggggtggatgtgaaggttGAATGAGGCAATACCGTAAAGGGCTTATGACATTGCCTGTCCCTGAGAAAGCACTCTGGTCATGTTTGCTGTCATCATTATTGACCTCAGAGTGGATGGCTACATTCTCTTGGCTCTCACGACATCTTGGGCCCTGGACCACTCTCTCCCCCTCTGCAGCCTGGCCAGCTCAGCTGCCTTCACTggttcctctccctcttcccagctGTCAGATAGTGGCGCTCCTCGAACTGTCTGGGGTCCTCTTTTCTCCTCGGCACAATCTTTCTGGGCCATCCCCTCCAGTGCCATGACTTTCAACACGCTCTCTGTGTTGAGTTTGCCACCCAAGTTTCTATCCTGCCCTGATCCCTCCAGACGTCCAAATGGAATTTCCATCCCGCTCTCTTGTTGGCATCCCCTCTTGGCTGTCTCCCAGGTCACAAAACCTCAGCGTATCCGAAGCAGCCTGAGAGGCAGGGTAGTAAGAGCCCTTGGCTGGGCAGTCAGTCACATCTGAGGTTTCCTCCAGGTTCTAACCCCCTGGTGTTCTGTGGAAccctgagcaagttatttaacctctctagcAGCCTCAGGCttgttttctgtaaaatgggaggtaACTGTCTCATGCTGAGGGCTGTGAGAGAATTGAAGCAGGGTGAGAAGAATGCACGTCATGGACTCAGCACAGTCCCGGGGGCCTCGGTACAGGATGCCAAGGGgctcactcccccacccccaccccggagtCTGGCCTGGCAACGAATGGGGGCATAGGCTGCTGAGTAGGGGGATGGCTCGGGGAGGAACGGGGCTGGGAGGAGGACGGGCAGCGGTTGAGTTTCTGAGGTGGCTGTTCTAATCACCACAAGCTTGGtggctgaaaacaacacaaatttattctctcacagttccggaggcgAGAAGTTGGAATCTGGTGGTGCAGTGCTGCTTCTCAGGGCTTCAGGGGAAAATGTGTTCCTTACCTCTCCGGGCTTCTAGTGGCTTCTCTGCGCCCATGGCCACAGCACTCTTGTCCCCGCCCTGTCACCACACGGCCTCCTCCCCTTTGCATCTGTGTCTGTGCTTTTCTCTCTTCTAAGGACACTTGTGATGGCATTGAGGGCCCAATATGACCCCggattctctctttatctcaaGAtcctaatcacatctgcaaagtccctcttTCCAAAAATGTCCCATTTACACTTGCCAGGGATTGATGTGGATGTCTTTGTGGGAGAGGGGCGGCAGCATTTTTCAGCGTAGTCATCCTCCATTAATCAGTTCCCCTTGCTCCCCACGTCTGGTGGATCAGTAACCCCGTCAGTCTTTCCGCGTCTCTGCAGACTTCCTGTCACCACTGTAGTACTAGcccagggaaattaaaaaaaacaaatatgagAAAAGCTATATTCACAGAGGCGATCTCTAAACATCCAGCAGAGCAAGGGCAGCCCATTGTTTTATCCCACACAGAAAAGACAGGAGCAGGACACCAAATTGCACGTCTAGAGTGATTTTAACTGCAGTGGTGTATGTGTCTAGGAAGCAGACACGGATGTTTATCTGTCCAGGTCCACATTAGCTCCTCTCTAtatgtcatgtcatctgcaggtagagagttttacttcttcctttccaacctggatgtgttttatttcttcttcttgcctgATTCCCTGGCAAGAACCTCGAGTAccatattttgctttttcttttaagatctaattggctttattagGCAATTCATGAATCTGGCAGAATCCCCTCTAGCAACCAGAAGGGGACTTCCTCTTGAATGCCaggctgaatagaagtggtgaaagcaGGCATCCTGGTTTTGTCCCTAAGCTTaaggggaaagctttcagtctttcgcCACTGCGTAAactagctgtgggtttttcatacaCGCCCTTATCAGGTTaaggaaattcccttctattCTTTGTTTGTCGAATGGTTTCATCATGAAAGGGTATTGGATTTTCAAAGGCCTTTTTTGTGTCAGCTGAGACGATCATGtgtttttccccttcattctgtTAACATGGTGTATTGCAGTGACTGGTTTTTGTATTTTGATACTGTAGTAGGTTGACCAGCAGCTCCCAAAGCTTCATGTCCATCTGGAACCttagaatatgaccttatttggaaatagggtctttgtagatgtagtTAGTTGAGTTCAAACTAGAGTAGCCCTGAAATCCAGTGATTCATGTCCTTCCTCAGAAGAAGGCAGTGCAGAGatgcagagacacacacagggaagGTGGCCCTGTGATGACGAAGGCAGAGACTGAAGGGGCGCAGCTACATGCCAAGCAGCCCCAAGGATGGCCGGCCACCCCCTGAGGCTGGGAGCGAGGCCTGGAGCAGATTCTCCTTCAGAGCCACCAGAAGGAATGACCCCTGCCaacaacttgatcttggacttctagtccCCAGAGCTGTAAGGAAATGGATCTGTGTTGTTTTTAGCCACctggtttgtggtactttgttatggcagcccccgTGAGCCTGTACAACCCCCTTCCATTCCTGGGATAcgtcccacttggtcatgatgtaaaATTTCCTTACTCTGCTGCTGGACTCAGTTTGCTAGTGTTTTGGAGAGGTTCCCTTCAATCCAGTCTCCACATTGTGGCCAGGATGATCTACACATACACTCTGTGCGTGCCTTCCATGCCTCGAGGTGGTGACAGCCAGTTCCTGAACAGGGTCTCTGAAGCCCTGCACCCACAgactctttccttcctgcctcacaATACCTCCTGAGTCCACGTCGCAGCTGTGAGAAGcttctttcagttccttgagCATATCCCAGTGTCATCTCCAACTCCCTCCCCTGAAGCTAACTGCTCCCCCATCCTTCAGATGACACTTTAAAGGTCACTTCCTCAGGGCGTGTCTCCAGCTGTGCGGAGGTCTCCCTGCCCGTGGTGCTCTGCACTTTGCTCTCCGTACCCCTCAGCACGTGGCCAGTTCCTCATTCAGCCTGTGTCCAGCCGCTGGGCCATCGGCTCCACAGTAGCAGGGGCTGCCCCACGACTGTGGGAcacagggctggctggctggctggtggGTTGGGGTCGTCTCTCAATGGATGGCCACTATTTAGAGGACCTGACAGCAAGTGGCATTGGATGTTAACTTCAAAATCCAGACTCCACTATGGGGAGGCAGTGTGACAGCACCAAAGGCATGTATGTCACATTTCTTCTTGAGAAAGTGAACGTGGATGGAAGGAATTGAGTTTTGACCTGTGGGGAAGGGAAATCTCTGGAGGTTGAGACCAGGGCCCCAGTGGTGTGTTGGGTGGTGGTTGCAGTCTTCAGGCAGAGAGGGTGAGGCTACGGAGGGAGTCTCCACCACGTGAGCAGGGGCCAAGCACCTCCCCCCCCCGAAATGCTGTCTGTGGAGGGCAAGAGAGGAACTCGGTGAAGGAAAGGATGCTCCAAGTAGTGGGAGGAGACcccaaggagggagggggaggtccTAGATACCAGGAGAGGAGGGGTGTCCTGGGGGAGAACTAACTGGGCGAGCTCAGGctgctaaaacaaaatattagagGTTGGGTAACCAATAAACAACAAATGTGTTTCTCAGAGCaatggaagctgagaagtccaagatcaagatgccagtGGGTTCTGTGTTGGTGGGAGCCTGCTTCCCTTCTTGCCGTGTCCTCACATTGCAGAGAGCAGAAAGGGGCGAGCTCTTTGCAGGCTCCACCTCCATCCCCTTATCCTCTGCCAAAGGCCACACCCTCTAACACCtgcacattgggggttagggtttcaacatgtgaatttgagggGACACACTTAGTCTGCAACGGGGGAGGTGTGGGGACTTTGGGGTCTGAGGGTACGGGAATCCTGCCCTGCCACTTCGTGCCTTTGGGAGTAGCCTGCCCTCTCGGAGGCTTCAGCGTTCTCACCTGGGAGCCCTCCTGGCTGCTGAGGGTTGGCACCCAGTGGACCGAGAGCGCGGCAGGCTTCTGGCCAGCCCGCCTGAAATCAGGGCAGCTGCGTCCATCCTGCAGCTGCTGCCTCCCGGCGGGTCGGCTTTCTGTTCCCCGAGGGTTAGGTTGGCCCTGTCGCCGCTGCCATCCGCTTCTTCGCAGGGACTTGGGGGCCAGTGAGGAGCGGTGTCCCAACACCACTGGCTTCTCTCTGGAACCCTCCTTGGCCCCACCGAGAGAGGTCTGGCCAGCAAGCTCATGTCTTCCAGAACTCTCCCAGCCCCCTTGCCCTGTTCCTGCTGGAGTAGAGGTGGGGCCCCCCGCACCTTCCTTCCCCTTGTCGCGAGACCTCCAGGTGCCTGCTCTCCGTCCTGGCATGTGGTAGGCACGCATGCTCAGTTGCTTCCATCGCCCGGTGTTCTGGTGGTCATTTGTCTTATTTGGATCTTTAGTAATCAGTTTCCAGGCAACAGATTGGCTTTAACTACATTCTGCTGGTTAACACGTGCTCCCTCTGAGCTAAAGTGCTTGCTTGGTGTGAGGGCCGAGCACCCCTCCAGGGACCTCTTCTCCGGATCCCCTCCGGGTTCCCAGCGGCGGGACCGGGGCTGATTTACCCGCCATCTCGTGGCTTTGTGCACGGTAGGTGCTGGGTGAGGGGATAAGAAACCAGTGCTCGAGTGTGGGGTGAGGGGGGGCAGCAGACTTGGTACGGATTAGCTTTCGTTAAGAGAATCTACTTAATTAGCATTTAATCCCCCCAGTGACCCTCTGCAGCTTTTACGGCGAGAGAGCTGAGGTACAAGAGAAGGTGAGCGTCCCGTAGCTACTTGGGTGGCCAAGCTGGGATCACAGACCCCCTCTCCCTGCCGCCAAAGTGCCTTCAGCCACTTCACAGGCTGCTGCTGCCTCGGTCAGCAGTGTCTTCAGCGGCTGCTGTGGGTGTTTCTCCCGAGGAGCAGAGAGCTacagcagggaggcagggccgTGCTCTAGAGCACCCTGTCCAGCGCTGGTGTGTGGGTGTTCCGAGAGTGCTGTGTTGAATTGAAAGTGTCTCAGGGAATTCTGTGGAATGCCCTGGAGTACAAACTGGCGTCCAGACACACACagttctcttcttttcctctcagTCGTGTTTGCAAGCTTTATCAGATACTCAGCACCTGCTCCTCCACCCGGGGGACGGGGCTTTCGGCCTCCCGTGGGCTCTGGCCTTCCTGGGACTGTGCCCTCTGCCTGCTCGGGTGCAGACTCCCATCCTCTCGGCCCCGGGCTCCTGCGGCCCGCACCTGGGCTCGCCAGCCCTGCAGCACCCCTGCCCGCCTCCATGCCCACAGCCTGGGCTGCTGAGCATCCAGGAGAACCACGGGCTCAGCGGGCAGGCTGGAGTCACTCCACATTCACGCCGGGATGCTCCTGCCTCACCTGGGGCCTCAGGCTTCCCGGGGtctgcttccttcttcccagAGAACAAAGCAACCCTCAGACAGGCGCTCCCTTCCCGTCTGTGCCCCGCAGCCTGCCCCCAGCCGCCTGCCTGCTcagccctccctttcccctctgctgACTCCTTCCCACCAAGTCTTTCCCATCAGTGTTCCCTTCCAGCTGGCACCGCGGCTCTCCTGCCCTTCTCGGatggcttcttggaggaggtgtcTCTTTGATACCCCTTGGGCCATGCGAAACCGGCTCCCATCCCTCTCTCTGCCCAGACTGTTCACGGCAAGGCCAAGCCCCTTCTCATCGTGACCTCATGAGCTGTGGACACCACTGAGTACCTTCTCCTTTTCAGAAGactcctttcccttttctctttatcCTCTAAGCCTTGGCTGCTCTCCTCAAGGTGTGCGCTGCCCTCGAGCGCTCGACGCTACACCTGCTAGTCAtagcccagcctctcctctgaGCCCGAGAATGCGTATCCTGCGGCCTGGCGACATCTCCACTTCAGTTCTCACGAGCATTATATGCTCCCTGTACTCGAAGCCGAACGCTCTGTTCCTTCTCCAAAAACTATTCCAGAGTTTACAATTTTGTGACTTCCAGTCTATTCCCAATGTTGTACGATGGTGGTCAGGATGGAAACCCTGTGCCCACTGGCAGccgctgccctccctcccctccccgcaccccctgccagccactaatttactttctacGTAGATTTCCGcgtctggacatttcacataaatggaatcacacgaCCTGTGGTCTTATGTGCCCTCTGTCACTTAGTGGAATGTTTTTCAGGTTCCTCCTTGTGTAGCTGAGTCAGCACTCCATCCCTTTGTGTAGTGGAAGAATATTCCAGTGTATGGagagaccacattttgttcaccGCTCAGTCACTGATGGACACTGGGGTCGCCGCCACACTTCAGCTGTTGCAGATGCTGCTGCTGTGATTTGTCGTGTACAAGTTTTCACAtgaaagttttcatttctgtgggagttggaattgctgggtcatctggTAGTTCTGTTTAACATTTTGCAGAGCCATGAAACCTTTTTCCACAGAGACTGCACAATTTTCATTTCTACCAGTAATTTATTAGGGCTTCACTTACTCCATATTCTTATAACGGATGTGTTTTGCGTGTTGACCTCTACCACATATAAGCTAATTATAGACCAGCATTTGTTACGAGAGTACCAAGGGGTGAGCCATAGCCCCCTGTTTTGttgcatttgtattttattttacttaaattatttaaatgaatctCCTTGTTTGGGACGGTTTtatacagaatacagaaacaaATGGTTTTATACAGAAGTTTTGCAGTGGTACAACTTTTTTATTCAGATAAATAGTACTAACAGACAGAACCTTTGAAAATCCAATTCATCTTGTTGAAAATCTAATTCGTCTTGTGTAAGATCCAGTTGTTAATCGTTTTACTAACTGATGATGGGTAATGGAGGACTGTTATGAGTTGGATTGTGTTTCCATTGAAAAAATGCTGGAGTCCTAACTCCTGGTACCTTTGTGGCCCTGATTTGAAGTAGTCTTCGTacatgtaatcaagttaagatgaagtcatattGAATTAGAAGGGACCTTATTCCAGTCTGGCTGGTGTCCTTAAGAGAAGGGACAGAGATACAAGGAGAGGGTCTTGTGAAATGGGGCAGACAGAGATGAATGTGTCTGTAAACCAGGAACACCAAAGGCTGCCggaaactggaagaggcaaagaaggatcCTCCCCAAGAGGGCTCTGAGGGAGCACGGCCTTGCCAGCACCTCGATgctgggcttccagcctccagaactgagaggaCGAGTTTCTCAGATTGCGGTACTTTGTCTCAGCAGCCCTGGGACACTCATGCAAGGATGTAGGAGGTTTATTATAAACAGATGAGCTTGTTGCTTTTTTAATGGTCCCTGTCTGGTAACAGTAGAAAGGATAGAAAAGTTAACTCAATTGTgcttaaaagaagaagaagaagaagaagaagaagaagaagaagaagaagaagaagaaaggaatcaCCTAATAACACATGTAATCTCCATTTTCCcacaaaagataattaaaaatttgtttaaacaataaagaaaaacaaaaagtgaactCAGGTGAAGTGATGTCTATCTTTTGTTTCTCACAGGCAAAGGGCGGGGGCTATGAAAGTGAAAGTGCTTACCCGAATGCAGAACTCGTGTTCTTGGAGATCCACAACATTCACGTGATGAGAGAGTCTCTGCGGAAACTGAAAGAGATCGTGTACCCGTCCATTGACGAGGCGCGGTGGCTGTCCAACGTGGACGGGACGCACTGGCTGGAGTACATAAGGGTACGCAGAGGGCCCGTCCTTTACATGCCTTCTGGTTAAGGTTTCTCTGCATTTGGGCCGTAAAGCTACGCAGCTGTCTATCCAGGGGTTTCTCAACATTGCAAAGAGGCACATCTTTGCTGGGTACTTGAGCTTCCTGAGCTTTCATAGTTTCCAAGGGCAGCATCCAAACTGTGGTCTTTGTTGGGGGCTTTTGTGACAGAATACAAAGGACTAATGGTTGCCTCAGATCACGGTTTTAAAGTACTTTGTGGCCTTTTGACAAAGGACCTTATTTACTACTGTCATTTTTCTTActggaagtttttcttttttctttttctcttcccccaCAATACTGATGTTTCCTAGTGATTCTCAAATTGATTGCATTCTTGTTTGGTTTATTGACCTGAACAGAATTCTTTTTGCTGTAGTAGAAATTAAATGGAGCCTAGTTTAATGTGCCTTCTTTTCTGAAGATGCTTCTTGCTGGGGCAGTGAGAATTGCTGATAAAATAGAATCTGGGAAAACCTCGGTGGTGGTGCACTGCAGTGACGGTTGGGACCGAACGGCCCAGCTGACGTCCCTGGCCATGCTGATGCTGGACAGTTATTACCGTACCATTAAAGGATTCGAGGCTCTCA
This Camelus bactrianus isolate YW-2024 breed Bactrian camel chromosome X, ASM4877302v1, whole genome shotgun sequence DNA region includes the following protein-coding sequences:
- the MTMR1 gene encoding phosphatidylinositol-3-phosphate phosphatase MTMR1 isoform X5, encoding MEEAPLFPGESIKAIVKDVMYICPFVGAVSGTLTVTDFKMYFKNVERDPHFILDVPLGVISRVEKIGAQSHGDNSCGIEIVCKDMRNLRLAYKQEEQSKLGIFENLSKHAFPLSNGQTLFAFSYKEKFPVNGWKVYDPVSEYKRQGLPNESWKISKVNSNYELCDTYPAVIVVPTSVKDDDLSKVAAFRAKGRVPVLSWIHPESQATITRCSQPLVGPNDKRCKEDEKYLQTIMDANAQAHKLIIFDARQNSVADTNKAKGGGYESESAYPNAELVFLEIHNIHVMRESLRKLKEIVYPSIDEARWLSNVDGTHWLEYIRMLLAGAVRIADKIESGKTSVVVHCSDGWDRTAQLTSLAMLMLDSYYRTIKGFEALIEKEWISFGHRFALRVGHGNDNHADADRSPIFLQFIDCVWQMTRQFPSAFEFNELFLITILDHLYSCLFGTFLCNCEQQRLKEDVYTKTISLWSYINSQLDEFSNPFFVNYENHVLYPVASLSHLELWVNYYVRWNPRMRPQMPIHQNLKELLAVRAELQKRVEDLQREVATRASSSSERGSSPSHSATPVHTSV